The Leptospira licerasiae serovar Varillal str. VAR 010 genome segment GAAGTCCAACCTGCAAGAAGATCCAAGACAGGATCTCCTGCCTGGGCCAGGAAATGATTTAGTGTTTCCGGAAAGATAGGGAAGATGAGGGAAAATCCCATCATGTCAATGAAGACTGTAAGTATTAATATGAAGGATTGTTTCCTCATCATAGGCGCCTGAATAAGATGAGGCCTAGTATCCGGGACCCGGTTTGTTTGTCCCGAATTTTTCTAAGGTAAATCTTTTATCAAGTTTTCAGAATTTTATTTTTTGATCAGCTTTTTCAGCTCTTCTAGAGCGGACTTAGCCTTTGTTTTAAATTCTTCCGGAAGAGCTTCGTCAATTTGTGCCGAAATCTTTTCGAAATTATCTTTGAGCTGACCCATCACCGCTTTTGAACTTTCGTTTGCGTTCAATAGTTTATCCTGAGCGTCTCCTACAGTTTTCTGGATCAGATCCCTAAGCCTGTTCGCCTGTTCCGATTGGTTCTGGGCCCCTTTGTTCTTGAGGTCCTGGTAGGCATGGTCCAGGTCGGAAAGGCTTTGTTTTAGTTTATCTTCTCCGGATTGAAATAATGCGATTCCGGCGTTTAGGATGTCCATTAGAGATTTTTCCATGATTGTTGCTCCAAGGGAACCAAGGATACAAAAGGAAATGGCTTAGGTCCAGTATGTTCGGAGGAAAAATCCGATTTTTTGCCGATTTGAAAAGAAATTAGGAGGGATTTTCCAGAAG includes the following:
- a CDS encoding phasin-related domain-containing protein, coding for MEKSLMDILNAGIALFQSGEDKLKQSLSDLDHAYQDLKNKGAQNQSEQANRLRDLIQKTVGDAQDKLLNANESSKAVMGQLKDNFEKISAQIDEALPEEFKTKAKSALEELKKLIKK